Proteins encoded by one window of Anopheles maculipalpis chromosome 2RL, idAnoMacuDA_375_x, whole genome shotgun sequence:
- the LOC126558514 gene encoding transcriptional adapter 1-like → MGTNVESNEVDSAKQALMGALGDKWTMYLTNMKLWFRKKHSKEEFDLECRKLFSTNQLHLHNRFLLAMLNKIDAVSVPQSTTVHFDGTPIGSRTGTYGTIGDGTSYSCLDSMQQHDGRSSKKRKRSSKSSSDRSTFEPMSPYDYIPREPATPDQDHSSSSLCGMGTHPTLRYAAQELFLPDNGLVLGRLLVGAWEHGLASADDGAVELIVSSVQVLLKNILSAVIMNRKHYRVTANGTYYYDVGHGMNQTMVRNTVTKSKIDDEPMELDREIISYVKTSPTDSTFLASCEQLYPTVSRKINAYELYRALQDRNLISSHSVYSTNIERISSQLS, encoded by the exons AGTGGACCATGTACCTAACCAACATGAAGCTATGGTTTCGCAAGAAACACTCCAAGGAAGAGTTTGATCTCGAGTGCCGGAAGCTGTTTAGCACGAACCAGCTCCACCTGCACAACCGCTTTCTGTTGGCCATGCTGAACAAAATCGATGCCGTATCGGTACCGCAATCGACCACGGTCCATTTCGACGGCACACCGATCGGTTCGAGGACTGGTACGTACGGCACGATCGGTGATGGTACGAGCTACAGCTGTCTCGACTCGATGCAGCAACACGATGGACGCAGCAGCAAGAAACGGAAACGTTCCTCCAAATCATCATCGGATCGTTCCACCTTTGAGCCAATGTCACCGTATGATTATATACCGCGCGAACCGGCGACCCCGGACCAGGACCATTCTTCCTCGTCACTGTGCGGAATGGGCACGCATCCGACGTTGCGGTATGCCGCACAGGAATTGTTTCTACCCGATAATGGACTGGTATTGGGCCGGTTGCTCGTAGGAGCCTGGGAGCATGGACTTGCAAGTGCGGATGACGGAGCGGTTGAGCTGATCGTCAGTTCGGTGCAAGTGTTGCTGAAAAACATTCTGTCGGCTGTTATTATGAATCGGAAGCATTACCGGGTGACAGCGAATGGGACGTATTACTACGATGTGGGCCACGGGATGAATCAAACGATGGTACGAAACACAGTAACGAAGAGCAAAATTGACGATGAACCGATGGAGCTGGACAGGGAGATCATAAGCTATGTGAAAACGTCTCCTACGGATTCTACGTTTCTGGCAAGCTGCGAGCAATT ATATCCTACCGTGAGTCGAAAAATCAATGCCTACGAGCTGTACCGAGCGCTGCAAGATCGGAACCTTATTTCATCACATTCGGTGTATTCGACGAACATTGAACGAATTTCAAGCCAACTGTCGTAG
- the LOC126557184 gene encoding ADAM 17-like protease, with amino-acid sequence MSLPSIMLAVLLVVSFAIFIAPLQGQLHKNLKYYETLHAKDLSHRIEKRGTKHSNHPFNTIKEVEFNVLGRKFRLILHPHASVLHSNFRAYTVDGNGSESIVHLDRSNFFKGRVFGEMESHVNAHIDDGVMTASVVLPDETYHIEPSWRHLPHLSDKHMIAYRTSDIKFSWDQVDAISGDLGVPRTCGYIKEGLELEGQPDDDGDGDASEEVFADGDVEAYENDSEPTPETVWHAEDSQNSKKSRRKRQADQYEYTPTKTRCPLLLVADYRFFQEMGGSNTKTTINYLISLIDRVHKIYNDTIWQDRSDQEGFKGMGFVIKKIVVHSEPTRVRGGEAHYNMVREKWDVRNLLEVFSREYSHKDFCLAHLFTDLKFEGGILGLAYVGSPRRNSVGGICTPEYFKNGYTLYLNSGLSSSRNHYGQRVITREADLVTAHEFGHNWGSEHDPDIPECSPSASQGGSFLMYTYSVSGYDVNNKKFSPCSLRSIRKVLQAKSGRCFSEPEESFCGNLRVEGDEQCDAGLLGTEDNDACCDKNCKLRRNQGAVCSDKNSPCCQNCQYMMAGVKCREAQYATCEQEARCTGNHAECPKSPPMSDGTMCQERGQCRNGKCVPYCETQGLQSCMCDIIADACKRCCRQSINETCFPVEPPDVLPDGTPCIQGFCNKGMCEKTIQDVVERFWDIIEEININKVLRFLRDNIVMAVVMLTALFWIPVSCVIAYFDRKKRKEDWKEYEWSQKLDLIHPSDRRRVIHIRVPRQKITVARM; translated from the exons ATGTCGCTCCCCAGCATCATGTTGGCCGTGCTGTTGGTGGTTTCGTTTGCCATCTTTATTGCACCATTGCAAG GACAACtgcacaaaaatctcaaatactATGAGACGCTCCACGCAAAAGATCTATCCCATCGGATCGAAAAGCGCGGAACCAAGCACAGTAACCATCCGTTCAACACGATCAAGGAGGTGGAATTTAACGTGTTGGGCAGAAAGTTTCGCCTTATTTTGCACCCTCATGCATCGGTACTGCACAGCAACTTCCGAGCGTACACAGTCGATGGTAATGGGAGTGAATCGATTGTACATCTCGATCGGAGCAATTTTTTCAAAGGCCGTGTGTTTGGCGAAATGGAATCGCACGTGAATGCACACATCGATGACGGGGTGATGACTGCATCGGTCGTACTACCGGACGAAACGTACCACATTGAGCCGTCGTGGCGTCATTTGCCACACCTGAGCGATAAGCACATGATCGCGTATCGTACGTCGGACATCAAGTTTAGCTGGGATCAGGTTGATGCTATATCGGGCGATTTGGGAGTGCCCCGGACGTGTGGGTACATCAAGGAAGGGTTAGAGCTGGAAGGACAgcccgatgatgatggtgatggtgacgcTAGTGAAGAAGTATTTGCGGATGGTGATGTGGAAGCGTATGAAAACGATAGCGAACCAACGCCGGAAACGGTGTGGCATGCGGAAGATTCCCAAAATAGTAAAAAGTCACGCCGCAAACGGCAGGCCGATCAGTACGAGTACACACCTACCAAAACTCGGTGCCCTTTGCTGCTCGTCGCAGACTATCGATTCTTCCAGGAGATGGGTGGAAGCAATACAAAAACGACTATCAATTACTTG ATAAGCCTTATCGATCGTGTTCACAAAATTTACAACGACACCATCTGGCAGGATCGGTCCGATCAGGAAGGATTTAAGGGAATGGGTTTCGTCATTAAAAAGATTGTTGTCCACTCAGAACCGACCAGGGTTCGGGGTGGTGAAGCGCACTACAACATGGTGCGCGAAAAGTGGGATGTACGAAATTTGCTCGAG gTATTCTCCCGGGAGTACAGTCATAAGGATTTTTGCTTGGCACATCTTTTTACAGATCTAAAGTTTGAAGGAGGAATTCTCGGTTTAGCGTACGTGGGCTCTCCGCGTCGCAATTCGGTCGGCGGCATCTGTACACCAG AATACTTCAAAAATGGCTACACACTGTACCTAAACTCGGGTCTCAGCAGTTCCCGCAATCATTACGGACAACGGGTAATAACGCGCGAAGCGGATCTTGTAACAGCTCACGAGTTTGGTCACAACTGGGGTTCGGAGCATGATCCCGACATTCCGGAATGTTCACCGAGTGCTTCCCAGGGCGGTAGCTTCCTGATGTACACGTACTCCGTCAGCGGGTACGATGTTAACAATAAGAAGTTTTCACCATGCTCGCTACGCTCGATTCGTAAGGTGTTGCAAGCTAAATCGGGCCGTTGCTTTTCCGAGCCGGAAGAATCGTTCTGTGGCAATCTGCGGGTCGAGGGCGATGAGCAGTGCGATGCGGGGCTGCTCGGTACAGAGGATAATGACGCGTGCTGCGATAAAAATTGTAAGCTGCGGCGCAATCAGGGCGCGGTGTGTAGTGATAAAAATTCACCCTGCTGCCAGAACTGCCAGTACATGATGGCGGGCGTAAAGTGTCGCGAGGCACAGTACGCCACCTGTGAGCAGGAAGCTCGCTGTACGGGAAATCATGCCGAATGTCCCAAGAGTCCACCGATGAGCGATGGTACGATGTGCCAGGAGCGGGGCCAATGTCGCAATGGGAAGTGTGTACCGTACTGTGAAACGCAAGGCTTGCAGAGCTGCATGTGCGATATTATAGCGGACGCTTGTAAACGTTGCTGTCGGCAGAGCATTAACGAAACGTGCTTCCCAGTGGAACCGCCCGATGTCCTGCCGGATGGGACACCGTGCATACAGGGCTTCTGCAACAAGGGAATGTGCGAGAAAACGATCCAGGATGTGGTGGAACGGTTCTGGGACATTATTGAGGAGATTAACATTAACAAGGTGTTGCGGTTCTTGCGCGACAACATCGTTA TGGCGGTGGTTATGCTTACGGCACTGTTTTGGATTCCAGTTAGCTGTGTTATTGCGTACTTCGAtcgaaagaagagaaaagaagaTTGGAAGGAGTACGAGTGGAGCCAGAAGCTGGATCTTATTCACCCGAGCGATCGAAGACGGGTCATTCACATAAG aGTTCCGAGACAAAAAATAACCGTTGCCAGAATGTGA
- the LOC126565556 gene encoding aprataxin-like: protein MTNADEEAFATMVREHWSYQLVRELADERLHLASTAKSIAIRDLHPKARHHFLVLPRKAIDTLHELTFEDVQLLEDMYQLGRQVIQSMRLSVKQFNFGYHLKPHMKRLHLHVISNDYDSPSLKRRHHWTIFHSEVFQRHEAVLKELKLYGHIAERSDAYILALREGPLRCHVCAFQTEYLPAMKKHNALHLNDH, encoded by the exons ATGACTAACGCCGACGAGGAAGCCTTTGCAACGATGGTACGCGAGCACTGGTCTTATCAGCTGGTGCGCGAATTGGCAGATGAACGGTTGCATTTGGCCAGTACCGCAAAATCGATTGCAATCAGGGATCTACATCCGAAAGCTCGCCATCATTTTCTAGTGCTGCCGAGAAAGGCTATCGATACACTGCACGAG CTCACGTTCGAAGATGTTCAGCTGCTGGAGGATATGTATCAGCTGGGCAGGCAGGTAATTCAGTCAATGAGACTCAGTGTGAAACAGTTCAACTTTGGGTACCATCTAAAACCGCACATGAAACGGTTACATCTGCACGTTATTTCCAACGATTATGATTCACCGAGCCTGAAGCGACGACACCACTGGACAATCTTCCATTCGGAGGTATTCCAAAGGCATGAAG cTGTGCTGAAAGAGTTGAAGCTGTACGGCCACATCGCGGAACGATCAGACGCTTATATTCTGGCATTGCGCGAAGGTCCTTTGAGATGTCATGTTTGTGCCTTTCAAACCGAGTATTTGCCCGCCATGAAGAAACACAACGCCCTGCACCTAAATGATCATTGA
- the LOC126565546 gene encoding LOW QUALITY PROTEIN: tRNA (guanine(10)-N2)-methyltransferase homolog (The sequence of the model RefSeq protein was modified relative to this genomic sequence to represent the inferred CDS: inserted 2 bases in 1 codon) — MGKRNAVRNVSQLVWNRNACGXSSLYNRYRFEKMTASGTMKKYVLWFAQEHVDFRQAEIASLMRIWNIQMNTPANHNPERPFWVVEMQNNDAARKLASRSMSLRCIFELWAHSDQGLAHFHETLRAHIETHRKSLASHFEATKSFKITVETYNKHFSQKDKVAKIETMQYLPVEGPVNLKTPDVHYWYIEFWGLDPMNVPEHPHDVLFGRWIADGKRDMINEISLKNRKFIGNTSMDPQLSLLMANQALVCSGDLVLDPFAGSGSLLVAAAKFGAYVIGADIDYMIVHGKSKPTRVNQKIRAEDESIYANLQQYGCGGLFVDVAIADFSRSIWAESMVFDSIITDPPYGIREATERIEFKTQRRATAMTEDAVHYPSTSPYQLCQMYKDLLQFSARHLKLGGRLVCWFPMLRKDLDSDVLPRHKCLQLVANSEQPLSGYSSRRLLTYEKISNSESDLNAFEMPDKVVENFRQRYFTQLAEDNGTRKERRLALREVGRNEAKKRGKQQQPDGKWRYAQETPDGN, encoded by the exons ATGGGAAAAAGGAA TGCGGTGAGAAACGTCAGTCAATTGGTGTGGAATAGGAACGCATGTGG TTCTTCGCTGTACAATAGATATCGGTTCGAAAAGATGACTGCCAGCGGTACGATGAAGAAATATGTCCTTTGGTTTGCACAAGAGCATGTAGACTTCAGGCAAGCG GAAATCGCTTCCCTGATGCGGATATGGAACATACAAATGAACACACCGGCCAATCACAACCCGGAACGACCTTTCTGGGTGGtagaaatgcaaaacaatgATGCAGCTCGCAAGCTTGCATCCCGTTCAATGTCACTGCGCTGTATATTCGAACTGTGGGCACATTCTGACCAGGGTCTGGCACACTTTCACGAAACACTACGGGCACACATTGAAACGCACCGAAAATCGCTGGCGTCCCATTTCGAGGCAACCAAATCGTTCAAAATAACGGTGGAAACGTACAACAAACACTTTAGCCAGAAGGACAAGGTAGCGAAAATCGAAACGATGCAGTACCTACCGGTGGAAGGGCCCGTTAATTTGAAAACACCGGATGTGCACTACTGGTACATTGAGTTTTGGGGCTTGGATCCGATGAACGTGCCGGAACATCCGCACGATGTACTGTTTGGCCGATGGATAGCGGATGGGAAGCGTGATATGATTAATGAAATATCGTTGAAAAATCGTAAATTTATCGGAAACACTTCGATGGATCCGCAGCTGTCGTTGCTGATGGCAAACCAAGCGTTGGTATGTAGTGGTGATCTTGTGTTGGATCCGTTTGCCGGTTCAGGTTCGCTGCTTGTTGCTGCGGCAAAGTTTGGAGCGTATGTGATTGGGGCCGACATTGACTACATGATTGTGCACGGGAAATCGAAACCGACGCGTGTGAATCAGAAGATCCGTGCGGAGGATGAAAGTATCTACGCGAATCTGCAGCAGTACGGCTGCGGAGGTCTTTTCGTTGATGTAGCGATAGCGGACTTTTCACGTAGCATTTGGGCGGAAAGCATGGTCTTTGACAGTATTATCACGGATC CTCCATACGGCATTCGTGAAGCCACGGAACGGATTGAGTTTAAAACGCAGCGAAGAGCGACCGCCATGACGGAGGATGCGGTACACTATCCCTCTACCTCACCGTACCAGCTGTGCCAGATGTACAAGGatttgcttcaattttccGCTCGACATCTAAAGCTCGGTGGACGgcttgtttgttggtttcctATGTTGAG GAAAGATCTTGATTCCGATGTGCTGCCACGCCACAAGTGCCTTCAACTGGTGGCAAACTCCGAACAGCCACTATCGGGGTACAGTTCTCGGCGATTGCTAACGTACGAGAAAATCTCCAACAGTGAATCCGATCTGAACGCATTCGAAATGCCCGACAAGGTCGTTGAAAACTTCCGACAGCGTTACTTCACCCAGCTGGCTGAGGATAATGGCACGCGAAAGGAACGCAGGTTGGCGTTGCGTGAGGTAGGACGCAACGAGGCAAAGAAACGgggcaaacaacagcaaccggaTGGAAAGTGGCGTTACGCACAAGAAACGCCGGATGGAAATTAG
- the LOC126559309 gene encoding trafficking protein particle complex subunit 6b, whose protein sequence is MAEEAIFEFLHSEIVNYTLTKENSKENDLSTLEYIGFTTGYRIIERLTREWPRFKDELDTMKFICTDFWSSIYRKQIDNLRTNHQGVYVLQDNAFRFLTRLSSGSQYLEHAPKFVAFTCGLVRGGLANLGITSTVTAEVQTMPSCKFHIQVNRA, encoded by the exons ATGGCTGAGGAAGCAATATTTGAATTCTTACATTCGGAAATAGTAAACTATACATTAACGAAAGAAAACAGTAAG GAAAATGATCTTTCTACGCTAGAATACATCGGCTTCACAACTGGGTACAGAATAATCGAACGATTAACGCGCGAATGGCCTCGATTCAAGGATGAGCTGGATACGATGAAGTTCATATGTACCGACTTTTGGAGCTCAATCTACCGCAAACAGATCGACAATTTACGTACCAACCATCAGGGGGTGTACGTGCTACAGGACAACGCGTTTCGCTTTCTCACACGTCTCTCGTCCGGCTCACAGTATCTAGAGCATGCTCCAAAG TTCGTTGCGTTCACCTGCGGATTAGTGCGGGGTGGGTTGGCAAACCTTGGCATTACCAGCACGGTTACGGCAGAAGTGCAGACCATGCCTTCGTGTAAATTTCACATACAGGTTAATCGAGCATAA
- the LOC126557590 gene encoding methionine--tRNA ligase, mitochondrial: protein MVTRWIFSRRFSSQVQSSFVTTPIFYVNAAPHIGHLYSSVIADAIHRFNQIADCNEPGQCFLSTGTDEHGLKIQQAAIKHSTSTEDYCNAIASKYRKLFDRFKIDYTRFIRTTDTDHRQAVQAFWQSLAASDSIYSASYSGWYCVPDETFLTDSQLKENERGEKCSLESGHPVEWTEEQNYMFRLGRYQNDVRHWVKGLEGRRIQPEKFSRILLQYLEEPLPDISISRPMNRVSWGIPVPADPSQSVYVWLDALVNYLTVAGYPKQNFRARWPPTVQVLGKDILKFHGIYWPAFLIAANLEPPRQLLVHSHWTVDNQKMSKSKQNVVDPNERAELYTYEGLRYFLLREGVAHSDGNYSDTKILRVLNSELADTLGNLLSRCCGKALNAASVFPAIDKEAFESLKEVDATKRMLEALEEMPDKTLNHYRNFNFYLVIDVVVHLLHTANNFFETTTPWKLKKSDNPADRAKLNTILSITMEVLRQTGIVTQPIVPGLSAQLLDKLKISPSARRWYDLKVCLRSEDKPLLADECILFRRIVPPAQTVVNSETSRSEKKSPKKRKQSN from the exons ATGGTTACGAGGTGGATTTTCTCCAGACGGTTCTCTTCCCAAGTGCAGTCCTCGTTCGTTACCACTCCAATATTTTACGTGAATGCAG CTCCTCACATAGGGCATCTCTATTCGTCTGTGATTGCCGATGCAATTCATCGCTTTAACCAAATCGCCGACTGCAACGAGCCGGGCCAATGTTTCTTAAGCACCGGAACCGATGAACATGGACTAAAGATTCAGCAAGCCGCCATTAAGCATTCCACCTCGACGGAGGATTATTGTAATGCTATTGCGTCGAAGTATCGTAAACTGTTTGACCGTTTTAAAATCGACTATACACGTTTCATTCGAACCACCGACACGGATCATCGCCAAGCAGTGCAAGCATTTTGGCAATCGCTAGCCGCTTCCGATAGTATATATTCGGCCAGCTACTCTGGATGGTACTGTGTGCCGGATGAAACCTTCCTTACCGATAGTCAGCTGAAGGAAAATGAACGGGGCGAAAAATGTTCTCTCGAGTCAGGACATCCGGTCGAGTGGACGGAGGAACAAAACTACATGTTTCGCTTGGGACGCTATCAGAACGATGTGCGGCATTGGGTGAAGGGGTTGGAAGGTCGTCGCATACAGCCAGAAAAATTCAGCCGTATATTGCTTCAGTACTTAGAAGAGCCTCTGCCAGACATATCCATCTCGCGACCAATGAACCGTGTATCATGGGGTATTCCTGTCCCGGCGGACCCATCTCAAtcggtgtatgtgtggctTGATGCACTGGTAAACTATCTAACGGTGGCAGGATATCCCAAGCAAAATTTCCGTGCCCGTTGGCCACCAACCGTGCAGGTGTTGGGGAAAGATATTCTTAAGTTTCACGGTATCTATTGGCCGGCCTTCTTAATAGCGGCCAATTTGGAACCGCCACGACAACTGTTGGTCCATTCGCACTGGACTGTCGATAATCAGAAAATGTCCAAAAGCAAGCAGAACGTGGTGGATCCGAACGAGCGTGCGGAACTGTACACCTATGAAGGTTTGCGATACTTTTTACTTCGCGAAGGCGTGGCACACAGCGATGGAA ATTACAGTGACACAAAGATTTTGCGAGTATTAAATTCGGAGCTGGCTGACACGCTTGGCAATCTTCTTTCGCGTTGCTGTGGGAAAGCTCTTAATGCGGCATCCGTGTTTCCGGCGATCGACAAGGAGGCGTTCGAATCGTTGAAAGAAGTGGATGCTACTAAACGGATGTTGGAAGCGCTTGAAGAAATGCCAG ATAAAACGCTAAACCATTACAGAAACTTCAACTTTTACCTGGTAATTGATGTCGTTGTGCATCTACTGCATACCGCAAATAATTTCTTCGAAACCACTACACCATGGAAGCTGAAGAAAAGTGATAATCCTGCCGATCGTGCTAAGTTAAACACCATTCTTTCCATTACGATGGAGGTACTTCGTCAGACAGGCATCGTTACACAGCCGATTGTTCCGGGACTTTCGGCGCAGTTGCTAGATAAGCTAAAAATTTCACCTTCAGCTCGCCGATGGTATGATCTGAAAGTGTGCCTCCGTTCCGAGGACAAACCGTTGTTGGCAGACGAATGCATACTTTTCCGGCGTATTGTGCCACCGGCCCAAACGGTTGTTAACAGCGAAACGAGCCGATCCGAAAAAAAGTCAccaaaaaagcgaaaacaatCCAATTGA